One part of the Georgfuchsia toluolica genome encodes these proteins:
- a CDS encoding NUDIX domain-containing protein: MCADPQCGWVHWDNPLPVVAAIVEHTDSEGKILLARNRAWEAVFFGLITGFIERGESPEEAAAREVKEEVGLDVTATSLVGVYDFQRKNELIIAYHVRAQGEIVLNEELCDYRLIAPEKLRPWDAGTGLAVRDWLARRG, translated from the coding sequence GTGTGTGCTGACCCGCAATGCGGTTGGGTGCATTGGGACAATCCGCTGCCCGTGGTCGCGGCAATCGTCGAACACACCGATTCGGAGGGGAAAATTCTTCTGGCGCGCAATCGCGCCTGGGAGGCCGTTTTCTTCGGCCTCATCACCGGCTTCATTGAGCGTGGCGAATCGCCCGAAGAGGCCGCCGCGCGCGAAGTGAAGGAGGAGGTCGGCCTCGATGTTACCGCCACCTCACTGGTGGGCGTCTATGACTTCCAGCGCAAGAACGAACTCATCATTGCCTATCACGTCCGGGCGCAAGGCGAGATCGTGCTCAACGAGGAATTGTGCGACTACCGGCTGATTGCGCCGGAGAAACTGAGACCTTGGGATGCCGGCACCGGCCTGGCCGTGCGCGACTGGCTGGCACGACGCGGTTAA
- the alaS gene encoding alanine--tRNA ligase, protein MKSAEIRKKFLDYFASKGHQVVASSSLVPHDDPTLLFTNAGMNQFKDVFLGFDKRPYTRATTSQKCVRAGGKHNDLENVGYTARHHTFFEMLGNFSFGDYFKRDAIQYAWELLTEVFKLPRDKLYVTVYAEDDEAYDIWTKAVGLASERVIRIGDNKGARYASDNFWMMGDTGPCGPCTEIFYDHGAEIPGGLPGTPEEDGDRYIEIWNNVFMQFNRDEAGVMHPLPKPSVDTGMGLERISAVLQHVHSNYEIDLMQALVKAAARETNCSDMESPSLRVLADHIRACSFLIADGVIPGNEGRGYVLRRIIRRAIRHGYKLGARAAFFHRMVNDLVVEMGDAYPELKDGQQRVTEVLKQEEDRFFATIEHGMAILESDLAENSGKVFNGETAFKLHDTYGFPLDLTADICRERGVSVDTAAFDSAMARQKEQARAAGKFKMATNLDYSGPTTTFHGYESLEAKGNVLALYKDGAAVNELDEGDSGVVVLDATPFYAESGGQVGDRGELRSTHGIFAVEDTQKIQATVFGHHGVVKTGKLAVGNSVAARVDVQARLRTMRNHSATHLMHKALREVLGPHVQQKGSLVDTDKTRFDFAHTQPLGDDEIRRIEQLVNAEIIANSATEARVMAIDEAQKTGAMMLFGEKYGDEVRVLDIGSSRELCGGTHVKRTGDIGLFKIVMEGGVAAGVRRIEAVTGDNALSYVQLQLAQLDDVAAQVKTPTEEAAARVAQIVDSVKALEKELARLKSKLAASQGDDLLSAVIDVKGIKVLAAQLDGADAKALRETLDKFKGKLKSAVIVLGSAADGKVTLIAGVTPDLTAKVKAGELVNAVAQQVGGKGGGRPDMAQAGGTQPEHLAAAIASVRNWVESKL, encoded by the coding sequence ATGAAAAGCGCCGAGATCCGCAAGAAGTTCCTTGACTACTTCGCCTCCAAAGGCCATCAGGTCGTCGCATCGAGTTCCCTGGTACCGCACGACGATCCGACCCTGCTGTTCACCAACGCGGGCATGAACCAGTTCAAGGACGTGTTCCTCGGCTTCGACAAGCGGCCCTACACGCGCGCCACCACGTCGCAGAAATGCGTGCGCGCCGGCGGCAAGCACAACGACCTCGAAAACGTCGGCTACACCGCGCGCCACCACACTTTCTTCGAAATGCTGGGCAACTTCAGCTTCGGCGATTACTTCAAGCGCGACGCCATTCAATATGCATGGGAACTGCTGACCGAAGTCTTTAAGCTGCCAAGGGACAAGCTCTACGTCACCGTGTATGCCGAGGACGATGAGGCCTACGATATCTGGACCAAGGCGGTCGGTCTCGCGTCAGAGCGCGTCATCCGCATCGGCGACAACAAGGGTGCGCGTTATGCCAGCGACAATTTCTGGATGATGGGCGACACCGGCCCCTGCGGCCCGTGCACCGAAATCTTCTACGACCATGGCGCCGAGATTCCCGGCGGACTGCCCGGCACACCGGAAGAAGACGGCGACCGCTACATCGAAATCTGGAACAACGTCTTCATGCAGTTCAACCGCGACGAGGCCGGCGTGATGCATCCGCTGCCCAAGCCCAGCGTCGATACCGGCATGGGGCTGGAACGCATCTCGGCGGTGTTGCAGCACGTCCATTCCAATTACGAAATCGACCTGATGCAGGCATTGGTGAAAGCGGCAGCGCGCGAGACGAATTGCAGCGACATGGAGAGTCCGTCGCTGCGCGTGCTGGCCGACCACATCCGCGCCTGCTCCTTCCTGATTGCCGACGGCGTGATTCCGGGCAACGAAGGGCGTGGCTATGTCCTGCGCCGCATCATCCGGCGCGCGATTCGCCACGGCTACAAACTCGGTGCGCGCGCCGCATTTTTCCACCGCATGGTGAATGATCTTGTCGTAGAGATGGGTGATGCTTACCCGGAACTTAAGGACGGGCAGCAGCGCGTGACCGAGGTATTGAAACAGGAAGAGGACCGTTTTTTCGCCACCATCGAGCACGGGATGGCGATACTGGAATCTGATCTGGCCGAAAATTCGGGCAAGGTATTTAATGGTGAAACCGCATTCAAACTGCATGATACCTACGGCTTCCCGCTTGACCTGACCGCCGACATTTGCCGCGAGCGCGGCGTTAGTGTCGACACCGCTGCCTTCGACTCTGCCATGGCGCGGCAGAAGGAGCAGGCGCGCGCGGCAGGCAAGTTCAAGATGGCAACCAATCTCGACTATTCCGGGCCCACGACAACCTTCCACGGCTATGAGTCGCTCGAAGCCAAAGGCAATGTGCTGGCGCTGTACAAGGATGGCGCGGCGGTCAATGAATTGGATGAAGGCGATTCCGGCGTGGTCGTGCTCGACGCCACGCCGTTCTATGCCGAGTCCGGCGGTCAGGTCGGCGATCGCGGCGAGCTGCGCTCGACGCACGGCATCTTCGCGGTCGAAGACACGCAGAAGATCCAGGCCACGGTATTCGGCCATCATGGCGTGGTCAAGACCGGCAAGCTCGCCGTAGGCAACAGCGTCGCGGCACGCGTCGACGTGCAAGCGCGCCTGCGCACCATGCGCAACCATTCGGCCACGCACCTGATGCACAAGGCCTTGCGCGAAGTGCTCGGCCCGCACGTGCAGCAGAAGGGTTCGCTGGTTGACACCGACAAGACGCGTTTCGATTTCGCCCATACGCAACCGCTCGGCGATGACGAGATTCGTCGCATCGAGCAACTGGTCAATGCGGAAATCATCGCCAACAGCGCGACCGAAGCGCGCGTCATGGCCATCGACGAAGCGCAGAAGACCGGTGCGATGATGTTGTTCGGCGAGAAGTATGGCGACGAGGTGCGCGTGCTTGACATCGGTTCCTCGCGCGAACTATGCGGTGGCACGCATGTGAAACGTACCGGCGACATCGGCCTGTTCAAGATCGTGATGGAAGGCGGCGTCGCTGCCGGCGTGCGCCGCATCGAGGCAGTGACGGGCGATAACGCCCTGTCTTACGTGCAACTACAGCTGGCCCAGCTCGATGATGTCGCAGCGCAGGTGAAGACGCCGACAGAGGAAGCAGCAGCGCGCGTGGCGCAGATCGTCGATAGCGTGAAGGCGCTGGAAAAGGAACTGGCACGGCTCAAGTCGAAACTCGCGGCAAGTCAGGGTGATGATCTGCTGAGCGCAGTGATCGACGTGAAGGGCATCAAGGTGCTGGCGGCCCAGCTCGATGGCGCCGATGCCAAGGCCTTGCGCGAGACGCTGGACAAGTTCAAGGGCAAACTGAAGAGCGCGGTCATCGTGCTCGGCAGCGCCGCCGACGGCAAGGTGACTTTGATCGCGGGTGTGACGCCGGACCTCACGGCGAAAGTGAAAGCCGGCGAGCTGGTGAATGCCGTCGCCCAGCAGGTCGGCGGCAAGGGCGGCGGGCGGCCTGATATGGCGCAGGCCGGCGGCACGCAACCGGAACATCTTGCTGCCGCCATCGCTTCGGTCAGGAACTGGGTCGAGAGCAAACTTTAA
- the ugpQ gene encoding glycerophosphodiester phosphodiesterase has protein sequence MWPYPRLIVHRLGGALAPENTLAGLAITARLGCMGVEFDVMLSKDGVPLVIHDETLERTTSGTGCVADHEADMLRQLDAGAKHHAAFAGEKIPTFAEVLDACQRHGILPNVEIKPARGFDVETAEATVRAVTEHWRGTTLPLLSSFSYAALERVRDIAPHLPRALEVVEIPADWQAQVRALGCVGFHASVEDNDLEMLRECRSHGLQMAIWTVNNRQQAEALFAAGMDAVFSDRPDLFPAE, from the coding sequence ATGTGGCCCTATCCGCGCCTAATCGTGCATCGCCTTGGCGGCGCCCTGGCGCCGGAGAACACGCTGGCGGGACTCGCCATTACCGCACGGCTTGGCTGCATGGGTGTTGAATTCGATGTCATGCTGTCGAAGGACGGCGTGCCGCTGGTGATTCACGACGAGACGCTGGAACGTACCACCAGCGGAACCGGTTGCGTCGCCGATCATGAGGCTGACATGCTGCGCCAGCTGGACGCCGGTGCCAAACACCATGCCGCTTTCGCCGGTGAAAAGATTCCCACCTTTGCCGAAGTGCTTGATGCCTGCCAGCGCCACGGCATCCTGCCCAATGTCGAAATCAAGCCGGCGCGGGGCTTCGATGTCGAAACCGCCGAAGCGACGGTGCGTGCCGTAACCGAACACTGGCGCGGCACCACATTGCCGCTGCTGTCATCGTTCTCCTATGCGGCGCTGGAGCGGGTGCGCGACATCGCCCCGCATCTGCCACGTGCGCTGGAGGTCGTCGAGATCCCGGCCGATTGGCAGGCCCAGGTGAGGGCACTGGGCTGTGTCGGCTTTCACGCGTCCGTCGAAGATAACGATCTCGAAATGTTGCGTGAATGCCGAAGTCATGGCCTGCAAATGGCGATCTGGACCGTGAACAACCGGCAGCAGGCCGAAGCGCTGTTTGCGGCCGGCATGGATGCAGTGTTCTCCGACCGCCCGGATTTGTTTCCGGCCGAATAG
- a CDS encoding extracellular solute-binding protein, producing the protein MRKAVLAVFLLSFGISLHAQEVTLRHALSARNLDTLSTLVVRFNAAQKGKGKVVLQDIKSANDGRHLPHMALLDSDDSITFFGTLPRFKPLYQAMKESGVPLDAAGMYPQIAEAMSEKPGQLQALPLGLSLPVIYWNKELFRKAGLAPDTAPRTWHEVQTAAGALNDAGIACPLTSSRFSWVHLENVTTQQGQPIFGQSNRVALNGLINVKHMAMLASWYRSSYFRYYGARSEADARFLSGECAMLTGESSLYADIYAAGRIKAGVGSLPYYEDEYGVTPGNVVPDGAGLWILAGKSKEEYKLMARFVAFLMQPEVQRDWVKGTGYLPMTAQAIAALRESGAPPAVLDAAARRLSIRSDKPRLKSGALLTRLRDNIGEQIELVWRDKISAKQALDVAMQRVNAIAIKQ; encoded by the coding sequence ATGAGAAAAGCCGTATTAGCCGTATTTCTGCTGAGCTTCGGAATTTCCCTGCATGCGCAGGAGGTGACCTTGCGCCACGCACTGAGCGCACGCAATCTCGACACCCTGTCGACGCTTGTTGTGCGCTTTAATGCCGCGCAAAAGGGCAAGGGCAAAGTGGTGTTGCAGGATATAAAAAGCGCCAATGATGGCCGCCATCTGCCGCACATGGCGCTGCTCGACAGCGACGACAGCATCACCTTCTTCGGCACCCTGCCGCGCTTCAAGCCGCTGTATCAGGCAATGAAGGAGTCCGGCGTGCCGCTTGATGCTGCCGGCATGTATCCGCAAATCGCCGAGGCGATGAGCGAAAAGCCGGGCCAGTTGCAGGCCCTGCCGCTGGGCCTGTCTTTGCCGGTGATCTACTGGAACAAGGAGCTGTTTCGCAAGGCCGGTCTTGCGCCCGATACCGCGCCGCGCACCTGGCACGAGGTGCAGACGGCGGCAGGGGCGCTTAATGATGCCGGCATTGCCTGCCCGCTGACTTCTTCGCGCTTCAGCTGGGTGCATCTGGAGAACGTCACCACGCAGCAGGGGCAGCCGATCTTCGGCCAATCCAATCGCGTGGCCCTGAACGGACTCATCAATGTCAAGCACATGGCCATGCTGGCGAGCTGGTATCGCAGTTCGTACTTCCGCTATTACGGCGCCCGCAGCGAAGCGGACGCGCGCTTCCTGTCCGGCGAGTGCGCCATGCTGACCGGCGAATCCTCGCTCTATGCCGACATCTATGCAGCGGGACGCATCAAGGCCGGTGTCGGCAGCTTGCCGTACTACGAAGACGAATATGGCGTAACGCCGGGCAACGTGGTACCGGATGGTGCGGGCTTGTGGATACTGGCCGGCAAAAGCAAAGAAGAATACAAATTGATGGCGCGTTTCGTCGCTTTCCTGATGCAGCCGGAAGTGCAGCGCGACTGGGTCAAGGGCACCGGCTACCTGCCGATGACGGCACAGGCAATCGCAGCGCTGCGCGAATCAGGCGCGCCGCCGGCGGTGCTCGACGCAGCCGCGCGCCGACTATCCATTCGCAGCGACAAGCCACGTTTGAAAAGCGGCGCCTTGCTGACGCGACTGCGCGACAACATCGGTGAACAGATCGAACTGGTCTGGCGCGACAAGATATCGGCCAAACAGGCGCTTGACGTCGCCATGCAGCGCGTCAATGCCATTGCAATTAAACAATAA
- a CDS encoding MarR family winged helix-turn-helix transcriptional regulator, which yields MNDKNNTLDTETRATSQDHHTLRLWLRLQACSNLIQGQIRSRLRSQFDITLPRYDLMAQLERSPKGLRMGELSKRMMVTGGNITGITDQLVAEGLVVREGNPEDRRAYIVKFTPQGHEAFAKMAIIYEKWVIEFFDGMKEMDRYQLHSLLATLKAHMKTISSAKSSPTV from the coding sequence ATGAACGACAAAAACAACACGCTGGACACCGAAACTCGCGCCACGTCACAGGATCACCATACCCTGCGGCTCTGGCTGCGGCTGCAGGCCTGTAGCAACCTTATTCAGGGCCAAATCCGCAGCCGCCTGCGCAGCCAGTTCGATATCACGCTGCCGCGCTATGACCTGATGGCGCAACTGGAGCGCTCTCCCAAAGGCCTCAGGATGGGCGAACTGTCGAAACGCATGATGGTGACCGGGGGCAATATCACCGGCATCACCGACCAACTCGTGGCGGAGGGACTCGTGGTGCGTGAAGGCAACCCAGAGGACCGCCGCGCCTATATCGTCAAGTTCACGCCGCAAGGTCACGAGGCGTTCGCCAAAATGGCGATAATCTACGAAAAATGGGTCATCGAATTTTTCGACGGCATGAAGGAGATGGACCGCTATCAACTCCACTCCCTGCTGGCGACGCTGAAAGCCCATATGAAGACGATTTCTTCCGCCAAGAGCTCTCCCACCGTATAA